A single genomic interval of Lacrimispora sphenoides JCM 1415 harbors:
- a CDS encoding Gfo/Idh/MocA family protein, translated as MKEYRWATLGCGVIAKQLAENLKKQGRTLYGVGNRTYENAVKFAETYGVEKVYHNVYDMFHDDDVDIIYISTPHNTHITYLKEALKNGKHVLCEKSITLNSEELSEAVILAEKNDLVLAEAMTIYHMPLYKKLQEVAKSGQLGPLRFIQMNFGSYKDFNMENRFFSPSLAGGALLDIGVYALSFVRWFMAEAPDQILSQVKLAPSGVDEQAGILLMNNQQEMASISLSLHAKQPKRGTVAFDKGYIEIYEYPRADKAVITYTEDNRREVIEAGSADDALLYEILDMEKAVTGESEEMRLEYTVDVMNIMTKIRNDWKMKYPEEL; from the coding sequence ATGAAAGAGTATCGCTGGGCAACATTAGGCTGTGGAGTAATTGCAAAACAGCTGGCAGAAAATTTGAAGAAGCAGGGAAGAACTTTATACGGGGTCGGCAACAGAACCTATGAAAATGCGGTTAAGTTTGCAGAAACATACGGAGTGGAGAAGGTTTACCATAATGTTTATGACATGTTTCATGACGATGATGTGGATATTATTTATATTTCAACACCCCATAATACTCATATTACTTATTTAAAAGAGGCATTAAAGAATGGAAAGCATGTACTGTGTGAGAAATCAATAACGCTGAATTCCGAGGAGCTTTCCGAGGCAGTCATTCTTGCGGAGAAAAATGACCTGGTACTTGCAGAAGCAATGACCATTTATCATATGCCTCTTTATAAAAAATTGCAGGAAGTTGCGAAAAGCGGTCAACTGGGCCCTCTGCGTTTTATCCAGATGAACTTTGGAAGCTATAAGGATTTTAATATGGAAAACAGGTTTTTTAGTCCAAGCCTTGCCGGCGGAGCACTGCTTGATATCGGGGTTTACGCCCTTTCCTTTGTAAGATGGTTTATGGCAGAGGCGCCGGACCAGATCCTGTCACAGGTAAAGCTTGCCCCCAGCGGTGTTGATGAACAGGCGGGAATCCTGCTAATGAACAATCAGCAGGAGATGGCTTCCATTTCTCTGTCCCTTCATGCAAAGCAGCCTAAGCGGGGAACAGTGGCCTTTGACAAGGGCTATATAGAAATATATGAATATCCAAGGGCTGACAAGGCGGTGATCACTTATACGGAAGATAACCGCCGGGAAGTGATTGAAGCAGGATCTGCCGACGATGCCCTGTTGTATGAAATCCTGGATATGGAAAAAGCAGTTACAGGAGAATCTGAGGAAATGCGGCTGGAATATACGGTAGATGTCATGAACATAATGACAAAAATACGAAATGACTGGAAGATGAAGTATCCGGAAGAATTATAA
- a CDS encoding replication-associated recombination protein A, protein MDLFDYMRKNTMKKESPLASRLRPSTLEEVVGQQHIIGRDKLLYRAIKADKLGSVIFYGPPGTGKTTLARVIANTTSGEFRQINATVAGKKDMEEIVKEAKDSLGMYGKKTILFVDEIHRFNKGQQDYLLPFVEDGTLTLIGATTENPYFEVNGALLSRSRVFELKPLEKEDIRKLVHRAVYDKDKGMGSYNAAIDEEAEEFLADVSNGDARAALNAVELGVMTTDRDPSDGKIHISLQVAEECIQKRVVRYDKTGDNHYDTISAFIKSMRGSDPDAAVYYLARMLYAGEDIKFIARRIMICAAEDVGNADPQALILAVAAAQAAERIGLPEAQIILAEAVTYVASAPKSNAACMAVFEALDTVQNQKTMPVPVHLQDSHYKGAAKLGHGQGYLYAHDYPGNYVKQQYLPDGMEDISFYHPTENGYERRIKEHLRELKK, encoded by the coding sequence ATGGATTTGTTTGATTATATGAGAAAAAATACCATGAAAAAAGAGTCCCCCCTTGCATCAAGGCTTCGGCCGTCAACGCTTGAAGAGGTAGTGGGGCAGCAGCATATCATTGGCAGGGATAAACTGCTCTACCGGGCCATTAAGGCGGACAAGCTGGGATCTGTGATTTTCTACGGTCCTCCGGGAACCGGTAAAACCACTCTGGCAAGGGTGATTGCCAACACCACCAGCGGGGAGTTCAGACAGATCAACGCCACGGTAGCCGGAAAAAAGGACATGGAAGAGATCGTGAAGGAAGCCAAGGATTCCTTAGGAATGTATGGCAAAAAGACCATTTTGTTCGTGGATGAGATCCATCGTTTTAACAAAGGGCAGCAGGATTATCTGCTTCCATTTGTGGAGGATGGGACGCTGACTCTCATAGGGGCCACTACAGAAAATCCTTATTTTGAAGTAAATGGCGCTCTTCTTTCAAGATCCAGGGTATTTGAGTTAAAGCCCCTGGAAAAGGAGGATATCAGGAAACTGGTCCACCGGGCGGTATATGACAAGGATAAGGGAATGGGCTCCTATAACGCCGCGATTGACGAAGAGGCGGAAGAATTTCTGGCGGATGTTTCCAATGGAGATGCAAGAGCCGCTTTAAATGCGGTGGAGCTGGGAGTTATGACCACGGACCGGGATCCGTCGGACGGAAAAATCCATATCAGTCTCCAGGTGGCAGAAGAGTGCATTCAAAAGCGGGTAGTGCGCTATGATAAAACAGGAGACAATCATTATGATACCATATCGGCCTTCATAAAGAGCATGCGGGGATCGGACCCCGACGCGGCCGTGTACTATCTGGCAAGAATGCTTTATGCGGGTGAAGATATAAAGTTTATTGCCAGAAGAATCATGATTTGTGCTGCGGAGGATGTAGGAAATGCAGATCCCCAGGCTCTTATTTTGGCGGTGGCAGCAGCCCAGGCAGCGGAAAGGATCGGGCTTCCGGAGGCCCAGATCATTCTGGCGGAAGCGGTCACCTATGTGGCCTCAGCACCTAAGAGCAATGCGGCCTGCATGGCGGTGTTTGAGGCTTTGGATACAGTACAAAACCAGAAAACCATGCCTGTGCCGGTTCATCTGCAGGATTCCCATTATAAGGGAGCCGCAAAGCTGGGCCATGGGCAGGGTTATCTCTATGCCCATGATTATCCGGGCAACTATGTGAAACAGCAGTATCTTCCGGACGGGATGGAGGACATATCGTTCTATCATCCTACGGAAAATGGCTATGAGCGTAGAATCAAAGAGCATTTAAGGGAACTGAAAAAATAA
- the rho gene encoding transcription termination factor Rho: MREKLQTLPLAELKELAKAQGIKGCSSMRKAEIIDLLCEKGEEAPAFPASPGNVSVEKAEEVKKEVSKTVTAQPAAQNQPHTDSAGQQGQANGDQQMQSAAGSQRKTVVRSYRPEGQQRPAGYRPAQGNSTEPSARNEARPETVPEEPRGDFQPSPELQELDSGIEAHGILEVMPDGFGFIRCENYLPGENDVYVAPSQIRRFNMKTGDIIHGSRRVKTAAEKFAALLYVKKINGYPTSAAERRPNFENMTPIFPDERLHMETQGGKNTTAMRVLDLLAPIGKGQRGMIVSPPKAGKTTLLKDVAKAITVNHPEIHLMILLIDERPEEVTDIKESIYGNNVEVLYSTFDELPDRHKRVSEMVIERAKRLVEHGRDVVILLDSITRLARAYNLTVAPSGRTLSGGLDPAALHMPKRFFGAARNMREGGSLTVLATALVDTGSRMDDVIYEEFKGTGNMELVLDRKLSEKRIFPAIDILKSGTRRDDLLLTREEAEAVDIVRKATNTLKPEDAVEKILDLFSRTRNNREFVETSKKMRFY; encoded by the coding sequence ATGCGTGAAAAATTACAAACATTGCCGTTAGCGGAATTAAAGGAGCTTGCCAAAGCCCAGGGAATCAAGGGGTGCAGTTCCATGCGAAAAGCTGAAATTATAGATTTACTTTGCGAAAAGGGAGAGGAGGCTCCTGCTTTTCCTGCTTCGCCGGGGAATGTTTCAGTGGAAAAGGCGGAGGAAGTAAAAAAAGAGGTTTCTAAAACTGTTACGGCACAACCAGCCGCTCAGAACCAGCCTCATACGGATTCTGCAGGCCAGCAGGGACAGGCGAACGGGGATCAGCAGATGCAGTCAGCGGCCGGCAGCCAAAGAAAGACGGTTGTCCGTTCTTATCGGCCGGAAGGGCAGCAAAGGCCCGCAGGCTATCGGCCGGCACAGGGTAACAGCACTGAGCCATCCGCCAGGAATGAGGCAAGGCCCGAAACTGTTCCGGAAGAACCAAGAGGAGATTTTCAGCCAAGCCCTGAACTGCAGGAACTGGACAGCGGTATCGAGGCTCATGGAATTCTGGAGGTCATGCCAGATGGCTTTGGCTTTATCCGCTGCGAAAACTACCTTCCAGGTGAAAATGATGTCTACGTGGCACCTTCTCAGATCCGCCGGTTCAACATGAAAACAGGAGACATCATTCATGGAAGCCGCAGAGTGAAAACAGCGGCAGAAAAGTTTGCTGCCCTTCTATATGTAAAGAAAATCAACGGTTATCCCACCAGTGCGGCTGAACGCCGTCCGAATTTTGAAAATATGACCCCCATATTTCCGGATGAAAGGCTTCATATGGAAACCCAGGGAGGAAAGAATACCACTGCCATGCGTGTCCTGGATCTTTTAGCTCCTATTGGAAAGGGGCAGAGGGGTATGATCGTATCCCCGCCAAAAGCAGGTAAAACGACCCTGCTTAAGGATGTGGCAAAGGCCATAACCGTTAACCACCCGGAGATTCATCTCATGATTCTATTGATTGATGAGCGTCCTGAGGAGGTTACGGATATTAAGGAATCCATTTACGGAAATAACGTGGAAGTGCTCTACTCCACCTTTGACGAGCTTCCGGATCGCCATAAGAGAGTGTCAGAAATGGTGATCGAAAGGGCCAAGCGCCTTGTTGAGCATGGCAGGGATGTGGTGATTCTGTTAGACAGCATTACCCGTCTGGCAAGAGCCTATAACCTGACGGTTGCTCCAAGCGGACGTACCTTATCCGGCGGTCTGGATCCGGCAGCCCTTCATATGCCAAAGCGTTTCTTTGGTGCCGCCAGAAACATGAGGGAGGGAGGCAGCCTTACCGTTCTTGCCACCGCTCTTGTGGATACGGGCAGCCGTATGGATGACGTTATTTATGAGGAATTTAAGGGAACCGGCAACATGGAACTGGTTCTCGACCGGAAGCTGTCTGAAAAGAGGATCTTCCCTGCCATTGACATTCTTAAGTCTGGCACCAGAAGGGATGACCTGCTGCTTACAAGGGAAGAAGCGGAAGCGGTTGATATCGTGAGAAAGGCTACTAATACCCTGAAACCGGAAGATGCAGTGGAGAAAATACTGGACTTATTCTCGAGGACTAGAAACAACAGGGAATTCGTGGAAACCTCCAAAAAAATGCGCTTTTACTAG
- the rpmE gene encoding 50S ribosomal protein L31: protein MKEGIHPNYYQAKVVCNCGNEFVTGSTKEDIHVEVCSKCHSFYTGQQKAASARGRIDKFNRKYGVKAEA, encoded by the coding sequence ATGAAAGAGGGAATCCATCCAAATTACTACCAGGCAAAAGTTGTTTGCAACTGCGGTAATGAATTTGTAACTGGTTCTACAAAGGAAGATATCCACGTAGAGGTTTGTTCTAAATGCCATTCATTCTACACCGGTCAGCAGAAGGCTGCTTCCGCTCGTGGACGTATTGATAAATTCAATCGTAAATATGGCGTTAAGGCTGAAGCATAA
- a CDS encoding DUF1385 domain-containing protein encodes MKYSGIGGQAVIEGVMMKNGDEYATAVRKPDGTIEVKKDTYVSMGEKVKLFSLPFIRGIFSFVDSMVLGMRALTFSASFFEDDEEDMEPSKFEKLLERLFGEKMEKALMSIVMAFSVVMAILIFMVLPMFLANIFHSFIKSQTVMAILEGVIRIGIFIAYIGLVSRMEDIRRTFMYHGAEHKCINCLEHGLDLTVENVRNSSKEHKRCGTSFLLIVMIISILFFMVVRVNTLPLRILSRIVLIPVIAGVSYEFLRLAGRSNSKLVDLLSRPGMWMQGLTTKEPDDDMILVGIASVEAVFDWRGFLNRNFPEKRA; translated from the coding sequence ATGAAGTATTCAGGAATCGGCGGGCAAGCCGTGATTGAAGGCGTTATGATGAAAAACGGGGATGAGTATGCCACAGCTGTCCGCAAGCCGGACGGCACCATTGAAGTGAAAAAGGATACTTATGTCAGCATGGGAGAAAAGGTGAAGCTTTTTTCTCTGCCATTTATCAGAGGAATATTCAGTTTTGTGGATTCCATGGTGTTAGGTATGAGGGCTCTGACCTTTTCAGCCAGCTTTTTTGAGGATGATGAGGAAGATATGGAGCCTTCCAAATTTGAAAAGCTTTTGGAACGGCTGTTTGGGGAGAAGATGGAAAAGGCATTGATGAGTATAGTGATGGCATTTTCCGTGGTAATGGCCATCCTGATTTTCATGGTGTTGCCGATGTTTCTTGCTAATATATTCCATAGTTTTATAAAGTCCCAGACGGTTATGGCGATTCTGGAAGGTGTGATCCGGATCGGAATCTTTATCGCTTACATCGGTCTGGTTTCACGCATGGAGGATATCCGAAGGACCTTTATGTATCATGGAGCAGAGCACAAGTGCATCAACTGCCTGGAGCACGGGCTTGATCTTACTGTGGAAAATGTCAGAAACAGCTCCAAGGAACATAAGCGCTGCGGAACCAGCTTTCTCCTGATCGTCATGATCATCAGCATCCTGTTTTTCATGGTGGTGAGAGTGAATACGCTGCCCCTTCGGATCCTCAGCCGGATTGTACTGATTCCGGTCATAGCCGGAGTGTCCTATGAATTTTTACGGCTGGCAGGACGCAGCAATTCCAAACTGGTGGATTTATTAAGCCGTCCAGGAATGTGGATGCAGGGACTGACCACCAAGGAACCGGACGATGATATGATTTTAGTGGGTATTGCTTCTGTTGAGGCTGTGTTTGACTGGAGGGGATTTCTTAACAGGAATTTCCCGGAGAAGAGGGCATGA
- the prmC gene encoding peptide chain release factor N(5)-glutamine methyltransferase, with the protein MNLTLQHLLEEGTEKLLRAGVEEASLDSRYLLFEAFRTDMVHFLIDRNRVLPDEDSSLDAVSKYRTMIEKRSRRIPLQQITGSREFMGLEFFVNEHVLIPRQDTETLVELVLKDYKGKQPEVLDLCTGSGCIAVSLAKLGGFGRVTAVDISREALKVAERNVGKLLGEGKVTLIESDLFASLKEEKKFDVIVSNPPYIPTKVIEGLQPEVRDHEPMLALDGKEDGLYFYRKLVMESRHHLTLGGAVYFEIGYDQGEAVSGLLKDAGFGEIQVVKDAAGLDRVVCSRIPVRP; encoded by the coding sequence ATGAATCTGACTTTACAGCATTTATTAGAAGAAGGAACAGAAAAGCTATTAAGGGCAGGAGTGGAAGAGGCGTCTCTTGATTCCAGATACCTGCTTTTTGAGGCATTCCGCACGGATATGGTCCATTTTCTTATAGACAGAAACAGAGTGCTTCCGGATGAAGACTCCTCTCTTGATGCCGTTTCCAAATACCGGACCATGATAGAGAAACGTTCCAGGAGGATCCCCCTTCAGCAGATTACAGGAAGCCGGGAGTTCATGGGCCTTGAATTTTTTGTAAATGAGCATGTGCTGATTCCAAGGCAGGATACGGAAACTCTGGTGGAGCTGGTCTTAAAGGATTATAAAGGAAAGCAGCCGGAAGTACTGGATCTATGTACGGGAAGCGGCTGCATCGCCGTCAGCCTTGCAAAGCTTGGTGGATTTGGCCGCGTAACTGCCGTGGATATCTCCAGGGAAGCCCTTAAGGTGGCGGAAAGGAATGTGGGGAAGCTTTTAGGAGAGGGAAAGGTCACTTTGATAGAAAGCGATTTATTTGCCTCATTAAAGGAAGAAAAAAAGTTTGATGTGATCGTGTCAAATCCTCCCTATATTCCAACGAAAGTAATAGAAGGACTGCAGCCGGAAGTCCGGGACCATGAGCCGATGCTGGCCCTTGACGGGAAGGAAGACGGTTTGTATTTTTACAGAAAGCTTGTTATGGAAAGCCGCCATCATTTAACCCTGGGAGGTGCGGTTTATTTTGAAATCGGCTATGACCAGGGAGAGGCTGTCAGCGGTTTATTAAAGGATGCCGGTTTTGGAGAGATCCAGGTGGTGAAAGATGCGGCAGGACTGGACCGTGTGGTTTGTTCACGAATACCCGTGAGACCTTAA
- the prfA gene encoding peptide chain release factor 1 yields the protein MFDRLDDILVHYEELMQELNNPSVAEDQNRFRKLMKEQADLADLVETYTQYKKAKQTVEDSLALLEEESDEEMREMAKEELSDAKKQIEALEQELKILLLPKDPNDDKNIILEIRAGAGGDEAALFASELYRMYVNYAEGYHWKVELISVNENGIGGFKEVVAMITGKGAYSKMKYESGVHRVQRVPETESGGRIHTSTATVAVMPEAEEFDVVIEDKDVRIDVMRASGNGGQCVNTTDSAVRLTHMPTGIVIYSQTEKSQLQNKEKAFRLLRSKLFDLELEKRQNSEAEERRSQIGTGDRSEKIRTYNFPQGRVTDHRIKLTLYKIDSIMNGDIHELLDSLIAADQAARLSKLNDEV from the coding sequence ATGTTTGATAGATTAGATGATATTTTAGTTCATTATGAAGAATTGATGCAAGAGCTTAACAATCCTTCCGTAGCAGAGGATCAGAACCGGTTTCGTAAGCTGATGAAGGAGCAGGCGGATCTGGCGGATTTAGTAGAGACTTATACCCAGTATAAAAAGGCAAAACAGACCGTAGAAGACAGTCTGGCACTGCTGGAGGAAGAGAGCGACGAGGAGATGCGGGAGATGGCAAAGGAGGAATTATCCGATGCCAAGAAGCAGATCGAGGCGCTTGAGCAGGAGCTTAAGATTTTACTTTTACCTAAGGACCCTAACGACGATAAGAATATTATTCTGGAGATCCGTGCCGGAGCAGGCGGTGACGAGGCGGCTCTGTTCGCTTCCGAGCTGTACCGTATGTATGTAAATTATGCAGAGGGATATCACTGGAAGGTAGAGCTGATCAGCGTCAATGAAAATGGGATCGGCGGTTTTAAAGAAGTAGTTGCGATGATTACAGGCAAGGGCGCTTATTCCAAGATGAAATATGAAAGCGGTGTCCACCGGGTACAGCGGGTTCCGGAGACAGAGAGCGGCGGCAGAATCCACACCTCCACGGCGACTGTTGCGGTTATGCCCGAAGCAGAAGAGTTTGACGTAGTGATCGAGGATAAAGATGTGAGAATCGACGTTATGCGTGCTTCCGGAAACGGCGGACAGTGCGTAAATACTACCGACTCTGCCGTTCGTCTTACCCACATGCCTACAGGAATCGTGATTTACAGCCAGACGGAAAAATCACAGCTTCAGAATAAAGAAAAGGCCTTCCGGTTATTGCGTTCCAAGCTTTTTGATTTAGAACTTGAGAAACGGCAGAATTCGGAGGCCGAGGAAAGAAGAAGCCAGATCGGTACCGGAGACCGTTCTGAAAAGATCCGGACCTATAATTTTCCCCAGGGCCGTGTAACGGATCACAGAATCAAGCTGACTCTTTATAAGATTGATTCCATTATGAATGGGGACATTCATGAGCTTCTGGATTCTCTCATTGCTGCAGATCAGGCTGCGCGCTTAAGCAAGTTAAACGATGAGGTATAA